Proteins found in one bacterium genomic segment:
- a CDS encoding dCMP deaminase family protein, whose amino-acid sequence MENKGRISWDDFFMSVAQLYAERSACKHFKVGVVFAKDKRILSGGYNGPPSGEPHCTEVGCAKEDKNGKRLPAGSGLCRGAHAETNAIANASSEGINLRGSTVYCIYSPCYDCAKVLVNLGIKEFVYLKEYGDEDKSLAKELFSRHKILVRKKKI is encoded by the coding sequence ATGGAAAATAAAGGAAGAATAAGTTGGGATGATTTTTTTATGAGCGTTGCCCAATTATACGCGGAAAGGTCCGCCTGCAAACATTTCAAGGTTGGCGTTGTCTTCGCTAAAGACAAAAGAATTTTATCGGGAGGTTATAATGGCCCGCCGAGCGGCGAACCTCATTGCACTGAAGTCGGCTGCGCTAAAGAAGACAAAAACGGCAAAAGGTTGCCTGCCGGTTCCGGTTTATGCCGCGGCGCCCATGCCGAAACAAACGCCATCGCCAATGCCTCGTCTGAAGGAATAAATCTGCGCGGTTCAACCGTCTACTGTATTTATTCGCCTTGCTACGATTGCGCCAAAGTGTTGGTGAATCTCGGCATTAAAGAATTCGTTTACCTCAAAGAATACGGCGACGAAGACAAAAGCCTCGCGAAAGAACTTTTTAGCCGCCACAAAATTTTGGTAAGAAAAAAGAAAATCTAA
- a CDS encoding DeoR family transcriptional regulator — protein MLFNFTQKAYEICYVVFRLGDGIKNADLRTRLEKAGLDLLEAGSSNNNLSLSNSLSLLEVLMNFSQGIGEISYLQSQVLLREIGNLNTAVRQNNSAIAELNLEEFFQTSTPTQNNNESIAKSAMPMVVDNKVDEIGQEEAAVVEKDKENAVMRKSAIIDIMRQVQNCRIKDLVAAFPCTSERTLRYDLQKFCEEGMIERVGPGGPGTYYQLKPAVTFSQ, from the coding sequence ATGTTATTTAATTTTACTCAAAAGGCCTATGAAATTTGTTATGTCGTTTTTCGTTTGGGAGACGGCATAAAAAATGCCGATTTAAGAACTCGTTTGGAAAAAGCGGGGCTTGATCTCTTGGAAGCCGGTTCTTCAAATAACAATTTGTCTTTAAGCAATTCACTTTCGCTTTTAGAAGTTTTAATGAATTTCAGCCAAGGCATAGGAGAAATAAGTTATCTTCAATCGCAGGTGCTATTGCGGGAAATCGGCAATCTTAATACGGCCGTCAGGCAAAATAATTCGGCAATTGCCGAATTGAATTTAGAAGAGTTTTTCCAAACCTCAACACCAACGCAGAATAATAATGAATCTATAGCTAAATCGGCAATGCCAATGGTAGTTGATAACAAAGTAGACGAAATAGGACAAGAAGAGGCGGCCGTGGTGGAAAAAGACAAGGAAAATGCGGTAATGAGGAAATCGGCAATTATAGATATAATGCGGCAAGTTCAGAATTGCCGGATTAAAGATTTGGTTGCCGCATTCCCATGCACAAGCGAAAGAACACTCCGCTACGACCTTCAGAAATTTTGCGAAGAGGGGATGATTGAACGGGTTGGCCCCGGCGGTCCCGGAACTTATTACCAGCTCAAACCTGCCGTAACTTTCAGCCAATAA
- a CDS encoding O-antigen ligase family protein codes for MKKEILIKVIKFLLYAVLFIPLIFSRSLMYPFNTLKVFVFFSLMEIIFALWLGLIIFHKEYRPRFTPLKIILGLFFILLIISSIFGLDWHRSLWSVQARALGLIALFHFGALFIVLSGLWREINWKKYLGFSFIVSSIIALTTIGVGLKLIDGNLFITSNIRPGVFFGNSSFTASYIFFHIFIGLWLFFEFLRKGANKIMPILIGILTMLNVWAIFLTETRAALLGVMIGIIFLLIYFSVSRRQNFADIPVFSKLSIRKLSAFFLVIIIVCIGVFWFTRTAHFWEKIPSLRRATEFFALSRPAETEPRFIALKIGWQSFLERPILGFGFENFKYPFDRHYDPRLLRFDFSGTYWDKPHNVFLEYLINTGILGFMAYLGIFIVAFKKLIGADKKLIYADKNISINQPESALISASPFLMAMLIAYLAQNFFLFDTFGSYLMFFILLAFIDGNYKHKDDANENKIEKKQNLPNSYIKAIVIVLLVLVSFIPIYFVNYKSLYANNRQYWGLNYFLNRMSASALVAYAQSLSTPNPYTNDIRKDFASAVSDIYSQGIFIPEIEKVSAKAMSELALAINSQPNDGALRLTFANLSSVFYVFNSAYLKAGEEQGAQSLKLSPQRQEIYYTLAKIKVIEGEKSAAVELMKKAVELDPEAADPHFYYGFTLLEAGERELGFAEIERAKKLGRGPQNNGEARVLGNYYGDAGDYEKAIYMYLTAISYNQDDLDSQLKLGMVYFYSGDRGNARFRLKQILDALPEFKKSPSFETVKPIIEDLGL; via the coding sequence ATGAAAAAAGAAATTTTGATTAAGGTTATTAAGTTTTTGCTTTATGCCGTTCTTTTTATCCCTTTAATTTTTAGCCGGAGCTTGATGTACCCTTTTAATACGCTCAAGGTTTTTGTTTTTTTCTCCCTGATGGAAATCATTTTCGCTTTGTGGCTTGGTTTGATTATTTTTCACAAAGAATACCGGCCGCGATTCACGCCCTTAAAAATAATCCTTGGTTTGTTTTTCATTCTTTTAATTATTTCCTCAATCTTTGGCCTTGATTGGCATCGGAGCTTATGGTCGGTTCAAGCCCGGGCTTTAGGGCTAATAGCGCTTTTTCATTTTGGAGCGCTGTTTATCGTTCTCTCCGGTTTATGGCGGGAAATTAATTGGAAAAAATATCTTGGTTTTTCTTTTATAGTAAGTTCCATAATTGCCCTTACCACTATCGGCGTTGGGTTGAAATTAATAGACGGCAATTTATTTATAACTTCCAATATCCGGCCCGGCGTTTTTTTTGGCAACTCTTCTTTCACGGCTTCTTACATTTTTTTCCATATTTTTATCGGCCTTTGGCTGTTTTTTGAATTTTTGCGGAAAGGCGCCAATAAAATTATGCCAATTTTAATTGGGATTTTGACCATGCTGAATGTTTGGGCGATATTTCTAACGGAAACAAGAGCGGCGCTTCTGGGCGTTATGATAGGAATTATTTTTTTGCTTATTTATTTTTCGGTTTCCCGCCGGCAAAATTTCGCGGATATTCCGGTTTTTTCCAAATTAAGTATTCGGAAATTATCAGCGTTTTTTTTGGTAATTATCATTGTTTGCATCGGCGTTTTTTGGTTTACCCGAACCGCTCATTTCTGGGAAAAAATTCCCAGTTTAAGGCGGGCTACCGAGTTTTTCGCTTTGAGCCGGCCCGCAGAAACGGAACCGCGTTTTATTGCCCTAAAAATAGGGTGGCAATCGTTTTTGGAGCGGCCAATTTTGGGATTCGGTTTTGAGAATTTTAAGTATCCATTTGACCGCCATTATGACCCCCGCCTTTTGAGGTTTGATTTTAGCGGGACTTATTGGGACAAACCCCATAATGTTTTTTTGGAATATCTGATTAATACCGGTATTCTTGGTTTTATGGCTTACTTGGGAATTTTTATTGTTGCGTTTAAAAAGCTGATAGGTGCTGATAAAAAGCTGATTTATGCGGATAAAAATATCAGCATCAATCAGCCAGAATCGGCATTAATCAGCGCATCGCCATTTTTAATGGCGATGTTGATAGCTTATTTAGCGCAGAATTTTTTTCTTTTTGACACCTTTGGTTCTTATCTGATGTTTTTTATTTTACTGGCTTTTATAGATGGGAATTATAAACACAAAGATGACGCAAACGAAAATAAAATAGAAAAAAAACAAAATTTGCCGAATTCTTATATCAAAGCAATTGTTATCGTTTTGTTGGTTTTGGTGTCGTTTATCCCCATTTATTTTGTAAATTACAAATCGCTTTACGCCAATAATCGCCAATACTGGGGATTAAACTATTTTCTGAACCGTATGTCTGCTTCGGCTCTTGTTGCTTACGCCCAGTCTTTGTCCACCCCTAATCCGTATACCAATGACATCAGAAAAGATTTTGCTTCAGCAGTTTCCGATATTTATTCCCAAGGAATATTTATTCCCGAAATTGAAAAGGTTTCCGCCAAAGCGATGTCGGAATTGGCTTTAGCGATTAATAGCCAGCCGAATGATGGTGCTTTGCGTTTGACTTTTGCCAATTTAAGTTCAGTCTTTTATGTTTTCAATTCCGCTTATTTGAAAGCAGGGGAAGAGCAAGGCGCGCAATCCTTGAAATTGAGCCCTCAACGGCAGGAAATTTATTACACTTTGGCGAAAATTAAAGTCATCGAAGGCGAAAAATCTGCGGCGGTTGAATTGATGAAAAAAGCGGTGGAGCTGGACCCGGAAGCGGCTGACCCGCATTTTTACTACGGGTTTACTTTACTTGAAGCCGGCGAAAGAGAACTTGGCTTCGCCGAAATAGAACGAGCCAAAAAATTGGGACGCGGACCGCAAAACAACGGAGAAGCGAGAGTGCTTGGTAATTATTATGGAGACGCCGGTGATTACGAAAAAGCTATTTATATGTATCTGACCGCCATAAGCTATAATCAAGATGATTTGGATTCGCAGCTTAAGCTGGGAATGGTTTATTTTTATTCCGGCGACCGAGGTAATGCTCGCTTTCGTCTAAAACAGATCTTAGACGCTTTGCCGGAATTTAAAAAATCGCCGTCTTTTGAAACAGTTAAGCCGATTATTGAAGATTTAGGCTTGTGA
- a CDS encoding thymidylate synthase, protein MVNGQLVAHVFASDLDDAWYQCVKTVIEKGRIYLISAGSFEKTHRAGMPIIAEIHNPGHRPLAPLMPEGSSVIPPTNEEYINQYFDYLCSPDKTASEHYTYGEDIWWQIEWLVEYYKKAGHETNHGYMTVGRPESILFYERKLELVEKISVYDPVKKEIWWERVISNAWNKNNEIKTSSQCLRGIDTWIENNKLHFWVYFRSWDLWAGFPTNLGGIQLLKEHMAERIGVEDGQLVVSSKDLHIYEYAWPYALLRLGKDEKFLEKRLAEEKR, encoded by the coding sequence ATGGTTAATGGACAATTAGTAGCTCATGTGTTCGCTAGCGATCTTGACGATGCCTGGTATCAATGCGTAAAAACGGTAATTGAGAAAGGAAGGATATATCTTATCAGCGCCGGAAGTTTTGAAAAAACGCACCGCGCGGGAATGCCGATTATTGCGGAAATTCATAATCCCGGTCATAGGCCGCTTGCCCCATTGATGCCCGAAGGGTCCTCTGTCATCCCGCCGACAAACGAAGAATACATCAACCAGTATTTTGATTATCTCTGCAGTCCGGACAAAACGGCGAGCGAACATTATACCTACGGCGAAGATATCTGGTGGCAAATTGAATGGCTAGTGGAATATTACAAAAAAGCGGGGCATGAAACTAATCATGGCTATATGACCGTCGGCCGACCGGAATCAATACTGTTTTACGAACGCAAATTGGAGCTTGTTGAAAAAATTTCTGTTTACGACCCGGTAAAGAAAGAAATCTGGTGGGAGAGAGTAATTTCAAATGCCTGGAATAAAAACAACGAAATAAAAACCAGCTCGCAATGCCTGCGCGGAATTGACACCTGGATTGAAAATAACAAACTGCATTTCTGGGTTTACTTCCGAAGCTGGGATTTATGGGCCGGCTTTCCTACTAATCTCGGCGGAATTCAGTTGCTGAAAGAACATATGGCTGAAAGAATAGGCGTAGAAGACGGCCAACTGGTCGTCTCAAGCAAGGATTTACATATCTACGAATATGCCTGGCCATACGCCTTGCTAAGACTGGGAAAAGATGAAAAATTCCTGGAAAAGCGTTTGGCAGAAGAAAAGCGCTAA
- a CDS encoding LemA family protein — protein MNYFSLTNIIIAIVAVIILWIILTYNGLIKKSYRIKEAWSDIEVQLKRRYDLIPNLVEAVKGYMTHERTVFEKVTEARAQAISASGKDEKAKAENALSGTLKTLFAVAENYPDLKANANFLELQQELTDTENKIQAARRFYNGNVRDFDTAIETFPANLIAGSFGFKKEEFFGLESETEKEPVKVSF, from the coding sequence ATGAATTATTTTTCTTTAACCAATATTATTATCGCCATCGTCGCTGTTATTATTTTATGGATTATCCTGACTTATAACGGATTAATCAAAAAAAGTTACCGGATAAAAGAGGCCTGGTCGGATATTGAAGTTCAACTGAAACGGCGCTATGACCTTATTCCCAACTTAGTGGAAGCGGTCAAGGGCTATATGACCCACGAAAGAACGGTTTTTGAAAAAGTAACCGAAGCCCGGGCTCAAGCCATCAGCGCCAGCGGAAAAGACGAAAAAGCTAAAGCCGAAAATGCCCTTTCCGGCACCTTGAAAACGCTTTTCGCAGTGGCTGAAAATTATCCGGATTTGAAAGCCAACGCCAATTTTTTGGAGTTACAGCAAGAATTGACCGATACCGAAAATAAAATCCAAGCGGCCCGCCGGTTTTACAACGGCAATGTCAGGGATTTTGACACCGCCATTGAAACCTTTCCGGCTAATTTAATCGCCGGTTCGTTCGGATTCAAAAAAGAAGAATTCTTCGGCTTGGAATCGGAAACGGAAAAAGAACCGGTGAAAGTTAGTTTTTAG
- a CDS encoding co-chaperone GroES — MNFKPLSNHVFIEVLEEELKTKSGIVLPDNAEKEKPIKGKVVAVGLGKFNEKGERLPMTVKIGDMVLFKKYGPDEIEIDNKKYLVGNEDDILAILE, encoded by the coding sequence ATGAACTTTAAACCTCTTTCAAATCATGTTTTTATTGAAGTGTTGGAAGAAGAACTGAAAACCAAATCGGGCATCGTTCTTCCTGACAACGCGGAAAAAGAAAAACCCATCAAAGGAAAAGTAGTCGCCGTCGGTCTGGGAAAATTTAATGAAAAAGGCGAACGCTTGCCGATGACCGTAAAAATCGGCGATATGGTTTTATTTAAAAAATACGGGCCTGACGAAATTGAAATTGATAACAAAAAGTATTTGGTCGGAAACGAAGACGATATATTAGCAATTTTAGAATAA
- the groL gene encoding chaperonin GroEL (60 kDa chaperone family; promotes refolding of misfolded polypeptides especially under stressful conditions; forms two stacked rings of heptamers to form a barrel-shaped 14mer; ends can be capped by GroES; misfolded proteins enter the barrel where they are refolded when GroES binds): MAKQILFDDKARAKLKVGVDKLADTVKITLGPRGRAVVLDKGFGAPTITLDGVTIAKEIELKDRIENLGAELIKEVASKTNDVAGDGTTTATLLAQIFIHEGLKNVTSGIDPIAMRRGMEKAYEEVLISLKNLSQKISNKEEIAQVATISARDPEIGKLIADVIDQVGKDGVVTVEESQTLGLSKELVDGLQFDRGYVSAYMVTNPERMEAVMENPYILVTDQKISSIGALLPLLEKLVQAGKKDLVIIADDIDGEALATLVVNKIRGVFNVLGVKAPGFGDRKKEMLQDIATVTGAEFISEEIGRKLENTDIIALGQAHRVVANKDNTTIVGGRGEKSEIEKRVAQLKAQIQKTDSEFDREHLQERVGKLSGGVAVIKVGAATEVEQKEKQHRIEDAVAATKAAIDEGIVPGGGVALVRTAKAVEALIDKYDKSQLAEIVGAKIILEGICAPLKQISENAGYNGAVVLNKVKEGKDDFGFNAATGQFENLIKSGVIDPAKVTRLALQNAVSVASLLLITEAVVAELPEEKKDRMPGQPPMGMEDY; the protein is encoded by the coding sequence ATGGCGAAACAAATTTTATTTGACGATAAAGCAAGAGCGAAACTTAAAGTCGGCGTAGATAAATTGGCGGACACGGTAAAAATTACTCTCGGTCCCCGCGGCCGGGCCGTGGTTTTGGACAAAGGATTCGGAGCGCCTACTATCACTTTGGACGGCGTAACTATTGCCAAAGAAATTGAATTAAAGGATCGGATTGAAAATCTCGGAGCTGAATTAATCAAAGAAGTGGCTTCTAAAACCAACGATGTCGCCGGAGACGGAACCACCACTGCCACCCTTTTGGCTCAAATTTTCATTCATGAAGGGTTGAAAAACGTCACTTCCGGCATTGACCCCATCGCCATGCGCCGGGGAATGGAAAAGGCCTATGAAGAAGTTTTGATTTCTCTCAAAAATCTTTCCCAAAAAATAAGCAACAAAGAAGAAATCGCCCAGGTGGCGACCATTTCCGCCCGCGACCCGGAAATCGGCAAATTAATCGCCGATGTCATTGATCAAGTCGGAAAAGACGGAGTGGTTACGGTTGAAGAATCGCAAACCCTGGGGCTTTCCAAAGAATTAGTGGACGGTCTGCAGTTTGACCGCGGGTATGTCTCCGCTTATATGGTCACCAATCCCGAACGGATGGAAGCGGTTATGGAAAACCCCTATATATTGGTGACTGACCAAAAAATTTCCAGCATCGGCGCTCTTTTGCCGCTTTTGGAAAAACTCGTTCAAGCCGGTAAAAAAGACCTGGTGATTATCGCCGACGATATTGACGGCGAAGCGCTGGCAACTTTAGTGGTTAATAAAATTCGGGGCGTCTTTAATGTCTTGGGCGTGAAAGCCCCGGGCTTCGGCGACCGCAAAAAAGAAATGCTTCAGGATATCGCCACCGTCACCGGCGCCGAATTTATTTCCGAAGAAATCGGACGCAAACTGGAAAACACCGACATCATCGCTTTGGGCCAGGCGCACCGCGTGGTAGCCAATAAAGACAATACGACGATTGTCGGCGGCAGAGGCGAAAAATCGGAAATTGAAAAAAGAGTCGCTCAATTAAAAGCTCAAATCCAAAAAACCGATTCCGAATTTGACCGCGAACATCTTCAGGAAAGAGTAGGCAAACTTTCCGGCGGCGTCGCCGTCATTAAAGTGGGCGCGGCCACCGAAGTGGAACAAAAAGAAAAACAGCACCGGATTGAAGACGCCGTGGCCGCCACTAAAGCCGCCATTGACGAAGGAATTGTCCCCGGCGGAGGCGTGGCTCTGGTCAGAACCGCCAAGGCCGTGGAGGCATTAATAGATAAATACGATAAAAGCCAACTGGCGGAAATTGTCGGCGCTAAAATAATTTTGGAAGGAATTTGCGCTCCTTTGAAACAAATTTCGGAAAACGCCGGCTATAACGGCGCCGTTGTTTTAAATAAAGTCAAAGAAGGCAAAGATGATTTCGGATTTAACGCCGCTACCGGCCAATTTGAAAATCTCATAAAATCCGGCGTCATTGACCCGGCTAAAGTGACCCGCTTGGCTCTCCAAAATGCGGTTTCGGTCGCTTCCCTGCTTTTGATTACCGAAGCCGTGGTGGCGGAGCTGCCGGAAGAAAAGAAAGACCGAATGCCCGGTCAGCCACCGATGGGAATGGAAGATTACTAA
- a CDS encoding peptidoglycan-binding domain-containing protein, with amino-acid sequence MSRKISSIAISLTTAVFLSGSLMMPVGAATVSELQTQINALLASIQLLQTQLATAQGTTQTTSYTFTKDLTLGSKGDDVMALQQLLNASGYAVAASGAGSVGNETTYFGSLTQAALAKYQAAKGITPPAGYFGPKTRAYVASVAVTTPTTPTTPTTPTTPGAPAVTNTSVSLASDSPTGSVIAGAGNMVVGKFVFSALSAATVTEIKLTKIGVTSDSNINNLYLADETGAVIAQYNSLSSGVATFSATKLFDISAGATRTIALRMDLSTSASAGNNIAWQLTSATAAGVTFSGLPVSSNTLTVTTVTNPSLATVTIDHQAVGATVDAGTMGVNVSNATVTVDNSAVALKTIKYTVVGSVSMGDLKNAKLTLNGTQIGSTVASVGSDGTVVFDLSSSDVKLPTGNSTLGVSVDVMGSPSRTMTWYVLRPYDIYLVDSQYNTGISGTFTDTYSTQVTIGTGSITVSLASDSPTGSIPIGASNVTLAKFAVYAAGEAVKVKFLDATITEAGSATWETIGNVTDDVKNIKIIDDAGNQVGNTISTVAGGTTNGTCTLAATSIKCHFGTSASAINYIVPANTTRILSLKADIGSSADVTSLTGSLPGNANNLEGQTSFATATTGSRSGSTLTVVSSPLTAALNTAFGAPTYVAGGNNKRIASFTLTASSAEGAKVSTLTFDKDAFTLHIQNLKVMVGGVQFGVTKATVSKTAAETAMQFSGAIPITVAAGGSVIVDVYTDLLATAETEATAIDLTAWTATGLVSNSAITFSPTGGVAGPDVTIASGATLTLALDSTTPSAKQVVMSQTNNDLFAISLAGNAYEDMKVSAIKFYDTITGNTAGLASFENLKLYNGTTLLAGPMGATVVGTTTSTVLFSLAAPLVVAKNDTVTLTLKGDVASYDSGGSKSVTTHTWKINATSTDITGIGSDSNTAATISGSAASDTAITVYKTKLAFTSTLIGATSGRTRTATDNLATINWTANSAGSVILGTVTVKFTGVAVSSGSTAFKVDLLKSDTTAFGGATQQTCTPAAGNTCDVTFAPTFTISKGATQATILRVDSSAFYDVASMSESLSVTINGATDVTWNDGINGSLPIEASVVPFTIADAQY; translated from the coding sequence ATGAGTAGAAAAATTAGTTCAATTGCGATTTCATTGACGACAGCTGTTTTTCTTTCCGGTTCATTGATGATGCCGGTAGGAGCAGCTACCGTTAGCGAACTCCAAACACAGATCAATGCCTTATTGGCATCAATTCAGTTATTACAGACTCAATTAGCTACGGCTCAAGGTACCACGCAAACGACTTCATACACTTTCACTAAGGACCTCACCCTTGGTTCAAAAGGCGATGATGTTATGGCTTTGCAGCAGCTCTTGAATGCTTCAGGATATGCGGTAGCTGCTTCCGGAGCTGGTTCAGTTGGCAATGAAACCACTTATTTCGGTTCATTGACACAGGCGGCTTTGGCGAAATATCAGGCGGCTAAAGGAATTACTCCTCCAGCCGGATATTTTGGACCCAAGACTCGGGCTTATGTTGCGTCAGTGGCTGTAACCACTCCAACAACCCCAACAACCCCGACCACTCCGACAACTCCGGGCGCGCCAGCAGTCACGAACACATCCGTTTCGTTGGCTTCTGATTCCCCGACTGGCAGCGTTATTGCCGGAGCCGGGAATATGGTAGTTGGTAAATTTGTTTTTTCAGCTTTAAGCGCTGCTACTGTTACTGAAATAAAACTCACCAAAATTGGTGTAACCAGCGACAGCAATATCAACAACCTTTACTTGGCGGATGAAACCGGAGCGGTTATCGCTCAATACAATTCTCTGTCAAGCGGAGTGGCGACTTTTTCAGCCACTAAATTGTTTGATATCAGCGCCGGTGCTACCCGCACCATCGCTTTGAGAATGGATTTGTCCACAAGCGCGAGCGCGGGCAACAATATCGCCTGGCAGTTAACTTCAGCCACAGCGGCTGGCGTTACTTTCAGCGGTTTGCCGGTTAGCTCCAACACTTTGACAGTTACTACTGTCACTAATCCTTCTTTGGCGACGGTCACTATTGATCACCAGGCCGTGGGCGCGACCGTTGATGCCGGTACTATGGGCGTCAATGTTAGCAATGCCACTGTCACTGTCGACAACAGCGCGGTTGCTCTTAAAACAATCAAATACACCGTTGTTGGCTCAGTCAGTATGGGTGATTTAAAGAATGCCAAACTGACCCTTAACGGTACTCAGATTGGCTCAACAGTTGCCAGCGTTGGTTCCGATGGGACAGTTGTTTTTGACTTGTCTTCCTCGGATGTCAAGTTACCGACCGGTAACTCCACTTTGGGAGTGTCGGTTGATGTAATGGGCAGCCCAAGCCGGACTATGACTTGGTATGTCTTGAGACCCTATGATATTTATTTGGTTGATAGCCAGTACAACACCGGAATCTCCGGCACTTTTACTGATACCTACTCAACCCAAGTAACCATTGGTACGGGCTCAATCACAGTTTCTTTGGCGTCAGACTCACCAACCGGAAGTATTCCGATTGGCGCTTCTAATGTCACTTTGGCTAAATTCGCCGTATATGCGGCGGGTGAAGCTGTAAAAGTGAAATTTTTGGATGCGACAATTACCGAAGCTGGTAGCGCCACTTGGGAGACCATCGGTAATGTCACCGATGATGTTAAAAACATCAAAATAATTGACGATGCCGGCAATCAGGTTGGTAATACCATCAGCACAGTTGCTGGCGGAACCACCAACGGCACATGTACCTTAGCGGCTACTTCCATAAAGTGTCACTTTGGTACCAGCGCTTCGGCAATCAATTACATTGTTCCAGCGAACACTACCAGAATACTTTCACTTAAAGCTGATATTGGTAGTTCTGCCGACGTTACTTCACTTACCGGCTCTTTGCCTGGTAATGCAAATAACTTAGAGGGTCAAACCTCTTTCGCGACTGCTACCACTGGTTCACGAAGCGGTAGCACTTTGACGGTTGTTTCTTCACCGTTAACAGCGGCTTTGAACACCGCTTTTGGCGCCCCGACTTATGTAGCTGGAGGCAACAACAAGAGAATCGCTTCTTTCACTTTAACCGCTTCTTCAGCTGAAGGCGCTAAAGTTTCAACCTTAACTTTTGACAAGGACGCGTTTACCCTTCACATCCAGAACTTGAAAGTAATGGTTGGAGGCGTTCAATTCGGCGTGACCAAGGCGACAGTCAGCAAGACTGCCGCGGAAACGGCGATGCAATTTTCAGGCGCTATCCCGATTACGGTTGCGGCCGGAGGTTCGGTAATAGTTGATGTTTATACCGACCTTCTTGCCACTGCTGAAACCGAAGCTACTGCTATTGACTTGACTGCTTGGACAGCCACGGGTTTGGTTTCCAACAGCGCCATTACTTTTTCTCCAACCGGTGGAGTTGCCGGTCCGGATGTAACTATTGCTTCCGGCGCTACTTTGACTTTAGCGCTTGATTCAACCACGCCATCGGCAAAACAGGTGGTAATGTCGCAAACCAACAATGATTTGTTCGCCATCAGCTTGGCTGGTAATGCTTACGAAGATATGAAGGTTTCGGCCATCAAATTCTACGACACCATTACCGGAAACACCGCGGGATTAGCTTCATTTGAAAATCTGAAGTTATACAACGGTACGACTTTATTGGCCGGCCCGATGGGAGCGACTGTTGTCGGTACGACAACTTCCACGGTGCTCTTCAGTTTGGCCGCTCCGTTGGTTGTTGCCAAGAACGATACTGTTACCTTAACTCTTAAGGGCGATGTGGCGAGCTATGATTCCGGAGGTTCGAAATCTGTCACAACTCACACCTGGAAAATTAACGCTACTTCAACCGATATTACCGGTATTGGCAGCGACTCTAACACCGCGGCCACTATCAGTGGTTCGGCCGCCAGCGATACCGCTATCACGGTGTATAAAACCAAATTGGCCTTTACTTCCACTTTAATTGGCGCGACATCAGGCCGCACCAGGACAGCAACTGACAATTTGGCAACCATAAACTGGACAGCCAATTCGGCCGGTTCAGTGATATTGGGAACGGTTACCGTTAAATTTACCGGCGTTGCTGTTTCCAGCGGTTCAACCGCATTCAAGGTTGACTTGTTAAAGAGCGACACCACAGCGTTTGGCGGCGCCACACAGCAAACCTGTACTCCGGCTGCCGGCAACACTTGCGATGTTACCTTTGCGCCTACGTTCACTATTTCCAAAGGAGCTACTCAGGCTACTATATTGAGAGTTGATTCTTCCGCTTTCTATGACGTTGCCAGTATGAGTGAATCACTGTCAGTAACCATTAATGGTGCCACCGATGTCACATGGAATGATGGAATAAATGGCAGTCTTCCTATAGAAGCCAGCGTTGTTCCGTTCACTATTGCTGACGCGCAATACTAA